DNA from Acidobacteriota bacterium:
AGGTTGGCGGTTTCGGTGGTGACGTGCAGGCAGGCCGAAATGCGAATGCCCTTGAGCGGTTGTTCCTCGAGAAAGCGCCGGCGAATTTGCCGGACGACCGGCATGGATCGGCCGGCCCAATCGATCCGCTTCCGGCCGGTCGAGGCCAGGGACGGATCCTTGATGTCGCACTGGATATCATTTGACATGGACGTTGTATCTCCTTGATAGCAAAGGAATCACTGAATGGAGACGGCACCCTAGCACATTGCCCGAGGTGGGGTCAAATACGGAGGGACTGATGGCAGGAATATCCCACGCTACCGAGTCAGGTGCGATCTGGCGAGAAAGGCGGGTTCACCACAAAAAGCACAACAGTCACAAAACAATATGTCTCATCGTGAGTGAATAGGGGACGTTGTTGAATTACTGGAATAACTTCGATCAGCTACTGCTGAATAGCTCTGATTCAATATCGTCTCCTGCGCGGTCTTTACAAGTTACTCCAGTAACTCAACAACGTCCCAAGCAAGGCTCTTCAGTCAGCAGCCGACAAGGCTTGCAGATATGCACTTTATATGGTTCACTGTACATTGAAAGGTTCGGGATGGCTGATGAACCAAAGCCACAGAAAATCCCGCTGGTCTTCTACCGCACGCGGTCGGGGAACGAACCCGTAAGGCAGTGGTTGAGGGGGCTGAATGAGGTCGAGCGTCGCGAGATAGGGAAGGACCTGCTGCGGGCACAATGGCACTGGCCGGCAGGCATGCCGTTGTGCCGCCCTATGGGAGACGGCCTCTGGGAAATCCGGACGGACCTGCCAACGAAACGGTCAGCGCGCGTGCTGCTTTGTCTCTACCGCAAGCACTTGGTGGTTCTGCACGGGTTCATCAAGAAAACGCGGGTAACACCGGATTCGGATTTGGCAACGGCGCGAAGGCGTCGAAAGGAATTGGAGCGATGAGCAAGCAGCATATGGGATCCGGCATCGATGCTTTTCTCCAGGAGGAAGGCATCTTCGAGGAAGCGCAGGCGCAGGCAATCAAGGAAGTCGTCGCATGGCAGCTTGCAGAAGCCATGAGGAAGAAGAAAATTTCCAAGAACAAGATGGCGAAGCTGCTGAAGACGAGCCGCACCCAGGTGGACCGGTTGCTCAATCCGGAAAGCGACATTACGCTTGGCAGCCTGCAACGAGCTGCTGCCATGGTCGGGCGCCGCGTTAACATCGAGTTGGTGTAGTGGAAGCAAACGGAACCGTATACGACTCCTGGTCGGATACCGGCCGGGATCTACCCCGACCGCCCGTTTCACCTCACGCCCCAGTGTGACGTTGCCGTCCACCCCCTGTCTTCCAGCTCCTGCAAGTCCGCCTTATTGCAATAACCCGCATCCGCCACCACCTGTTTTGGTTTCTACTCGAATGTCTCCTCCACCTGTAAGCCAATTTCGAAAACAGGTTGGTAGCGGAAATCCGGTTCGTGCCGGTCAATCGACCAGCTCCAGGATTGCCGCGGCGCCCATTCCGCCTCCGACGCATAGGGTGACCATTCCGAACCGAACCTGTCGCCGCCGCATCTCGCCAAGCAGGGTTGCCGTCAGCTTGGTGCCTGTGCAGCCCAGGGGATGGCCGAGGGCGATCGCACCTCCGTTGACGTTGACCCGGTCGGGGTCCAGGCCGGATTGGCGAATGACCGCCAGCGCTTGAGCGGCAAAGGCTTCGTTCAATTCAATCAGACCCACCTGCCGGAGATCGAGGCCCGCCTGCTTCAGTGCC
Protein-coding regions in this window:
- a CDS encoding helix-turn-helix domain-containing protein, with the protein product MSKQHMGSGIDAFLQEEGIFEEAQAQAIKEVVAWQLAEAMRKKKISKNKMAKLLKTSRTQVDRLLNPESDITLGSLQRAAAMVGRRVNIELV
- a CDS encoding type II toxin-antitoxin system RelE/ParE family toxin, translating into MADEPKPQKIPLVFYRTRSGNEPVRQWLRGLNEVERREIGKDLLRAQWHWPAGMPLCRPMGDGLWEIRTDLPTKRSARVLLCLYRKHLVVLHGFIKKTRVTPDSDLATARRRRKELER